GTCAAGTTCAGATAGTGCAAATGCAAGGTTTCTCTCCGTAGCATTTGATACACGAATCCTCCTCTGCCATTTACGCAGACGGTAAAGCTGTGCACGGTTCTTTGAAGAGATTGCACGGCCATAGGAGTCACGGTTTCTCCAGTCGATCATTGTTGAAAGACCCTTGTCGTGAATTGTGAAGGTCATCGGTGCACCGACACGTGAACGCTTCATCCTCTGGTCATGATCGAAGGCACGCCACTCAGGACCGCGGTCAATAAACTCCTCTTCAAGAACAAGACCACAGTTCTGACAGGTCAGCTCAGCACGTTCATAATCCTGCACAAGCTGGCGGCTTCCACACTCAGGACAGACAGTCTTTGTGGAACTCTCGTGCTTATTCTTTACCTTCTCAACCGTAGTTGTTCTGTTCTTAAGTGCCTCTCTCTGGCTCTGGAGTTGTTTAAGTTTTTCAAGTTCCTGCATATTTGTATCACCGAAATATTATTTTGTGTAGAGTTTTTCACCGGCTATGCGATTCTTTGTGCTCCTGCAGCTGACAGTCGCATAAGGCTTTTTTATATTCCCGTATATCTCAACCAGTTTACCGACAGGTTTTTGTCTCCTGTCAACAACATCTGAATAGAGACGTGGAAGCTGAGCCGCATCACAGTTTATTACCAAAAGATGCTCACTTTGAATAAATTGTACATTGCCTGCCAACTTCAAAAAAATCATTCCTTAAAATCCGGGTAACTGGCGATAATTCGCAACCTATATATATTTATTCTTAAACTATAAAAAGATTTCGTGAATATTTATATAATAATTAACTTCAGAACAGCCAGCTGATATTTTCCATAGATAATATACTATTTGAAGTTTTTTCATCCATCCCGGCACCCATGGCAACCGCCCTTCGCGCGTATGAATCCATCAGATCCCCCGGCCCGTGTGCATCGGAGTCCACAACAATCCGGCAGCCGCATAACTCTGCAACCTTTAAAACATGACCGTTTGTCCGGTTATGTCCGCCCCTTGACGTAATCTCAACGGCAACACCGTTCTCAGCCGCCAGAAGGCCCTCATTTTCAGTTATAAAGCCAGGATGAGCTAAGACATCAACATCAGGACAGCTGCATGCAGCCAGATTAGTCCCTGGGCAGACCGGCTCAGTGACAGTTTCGCCATGCACAATAACAACCCCTGCACCCTCATCCCTTGCCCGCCCTGCAAGCCGTGCAATCTCACCGGGAGGAACATGGGTAATCTCAACTCCGGCAATCACATTCACGCCATAAAGAGACGATGAACCGATAACCTCAAGGAGAGACGAGAGTACAGAAGAGATATTAGAGGCATCCACATGGTCCGTAATACCTATTGTCCTGTAGCCCAGAACAGAAGCTCTCCTCACAAGTTCGGAAGGTAAAAGCTCCCCGTCTGAAAAAACAGTGTGGGTATGAAGGTCGTACATCTTTATTTTGCCCCGATCCCGGCAGCTATCTTCTTTAAAAGTTCCTCTTTAGGCCCCAAATATTTTACACGAACCCGGCCCTTCTTCTCCAGCCAGAACGCAGGATGGCTCTTCTCCTCGACAACCGGATTTAAACCGGCTTTTTTCACCGCAGAAACTATCAAATTCAGATCAGGAGACTGGACTGCAAGATCTTTCGGCACGCGCCTACCCTCACTGCGCTTCAGTTTCTGATCAAAATAACAGGGATAAATGACCAGCTCTTTTTTCATAAATAATATATGACAGGTGCACTTATTAACAGATCCCAGTCAAAATAGATCTTATGCATCATATTGACGTAAGCATCGAAAAAGACGTATTCGATGCTAACAACAAACTTGCACATAAGAACTTCCACAGGTTAAAGGAGAACAATATAAGAGCCATAGACCTTCTTGGTGCAATAGGATCAGGAAAAACAGCCCTCATAGAAAAAATTGTCCCTGAACTGAAGAAGAGAGGCATAAGAGCCGGAGCAATAGCAGGGGATGTCTGGGGAGACGACGACTTCAAAAGGATTGTCGATACCGGAATTCCGGCTGTAAACGCAAACACAGGAAAAGAATGCCACCTGGACGCACATCTGGTGGAGCATTCAATTGAGAAACTTCCGCTTGAGGATATTGACATACTATTTATAGAAAATGTAGGCAACATGGTCTGCCCGACTGACTTTCAGCTGGGCGCAGAGAAGAGAGTCGTTGTGGTGAGCACAACCGAAGGCGATGATGTCGTAAATAAGCACCCGATGATGTTTAGAAACGGCAATATTGCGGTTATAAACAAGACAGATCTCGCAGATTACGTGGATTGTAACATCTCAAGAATGGAGGACGACATCCACAAATATAACCCGGTAATGCCCGTATTCAGAACCAATATGAAAACCGGAGACGGAATAGCCGAACTTACAGATGAGATACTCCGGTAACGTTTGCGGTTAGGTTAAATATTTTCAGGATGAATATATATAGCAATTCAGGTGAATGGAAAAGCCGGACAATGACCGGAATTTCCGACAACCAAATTATAACTTAAAGGTGTAATAAAATGCTCTGGCAAGGTAAATCAGTAAGGACAGAGACAGGAGGACGTGTCCACCTCTCACGCAAGAAGAGAAGAGTAGAAATCGGAAGAGCACCGGCAGAGACCGTAATCGGTGAAGTACGCAACAAAAAAATCAGGACATTTGGCGGAAACCAGAAGATCCGTTCACTCAGGGCAAACATTGCAAATGTTGCAGATCCAAAGACAGGCGTAACAAAGAAAGCTGAGATCCAGACAGTGGAAGAAAACGCTGCAAACCCGAACTACGTCCGCCGTAACCTTTTAACAAAGGGCGCTGTAATAAGGACTGAACTCGGCAGAGCAAAAGTAGTCTCAAGACCAGGTCAGGACGGCGTTGTAAACGCAGTTCTTATCGAATAATCTTTTTTAACTTTCTTTCAGACCGGAAAAATCCGGTTGTTTCCGTCATGCCTGAAAATTACAGCTCTGGCTTTGCTTTGATACACTCCGGAAATACAGTTTTTGCATCTCAGGCCGGCCACGATGAACCCACCTGAGAGTCATAAGTGCGGCCCGCAGTCAGTTGAGCCGAGTATACATGAGACACCATATTTCCGGAGAAGAAGAGACCGTAGGCCCGTATAATTGCTGCTGAAACGAAGATGAAGAACACCTGTCCCATCTCTGCACAGCAAAACCGGAATAATTCTTTGCCGCCGGACTACAGAATACCGGAACCGGACTTCCGGAATTTTAAAGTGACGGAATCATCCCGGAAGAGATAAGATGATAAACCCGCAGAAATGAAGGAAACAGAAATTCACCAAAGTTCCGGTTAAAAAGAAAAAGTCAATCATGAACCAGCCGGTTCACAGATGATGGATGAAAAACAGAAGCTTATCATATGATATATTTAACAGACCTTATGAAAGATTTTTCAAAAAAATTTCGCTTCATGAACTATATATAAAAAAAGATCTTAATATTCCTTATAATGCGCAGAATATATCACAGATTTCCTTTGAGATGCGACCTTGACTTTGACGTTGAAATGCCCTTTTATGACGTAATTACAAAGATTATCAGCCTGAACAATACACACGCCACTTCAAAGGCAGGCGATGACCTGGTAAAGCTTGCAGTGCGGGTGGATGTTGCAGATAAAAAGACAAATATGATCAATGTCGATGAAGTGCCCAATCTTGCGGAGGTCTCAACCGAGACGGTAGATTTCAGGATAAACCTCATTGAAACTATCCTTACAGGAGACAGAAGAATACCACGTGCCGGGACATCATATCTTCTGAAGGTTAAGGAAAACGGAATGGCAACCCAGTGCTTCGTTGTAAAAGAGAGCAGTTCCGGAAGCACAGATGCCTTTGACATAAAGAAAATAATAACAGGAAAATAAAATCAGGTTCATGCTGAAACAGACCATTGCCTCACCTTTTAAGAGTATGAGAAAGGACGGGCTGAAAAAAAATGAGATAATATATTACCTGACTCTTGACAGAAGATGGATGAATAAGGATCAGGCTGAAAAAGTTATTAAAATCGGCCTTGAAGAGGGCCTTCTGACGAAGGAGAAAGATATGTTATCCCCGGCCTTTGATGCATCATCCGTTGAGATACCAATAGGTTTTAAGCCGGGTTCTGAGATCCTGAAAAGAAGAGATCCTGTGGAGGAGATACTCGGAAGGATTGCAGAGAAGAATAAGGCTGAAATCTCAAAAGTTACGGCTGAGATGAATGAACTTATCAGAGTTAATTTTGACGGGCATTTAAGTGCAGCTGCCGCATCTGTGATTCTTGCAAGGAAATATGGTGTTCCGTTTGAGGAATACCTTTCAGAGCTTAAAAAACAGGCTAAAGTTACCTGAAATAAACTCCAAAAAAACAAAAAAATATCGTATTTATTCTGCTGCGGCTTCTGCCTCTTCAGGGGCAAAATATGCTGCAAGATCTTTCTTTCCGTATTCTACAACTTTTGCGTTGATCTGAACGAAATCTGATGTTATCTCAGATGCACGGATCGTCTTTCTCTGGCGCTGTCCGTCATAGGTAGGGCGGAAACCTGTGCTCTCAGAGAGAAGAAGTTTCCTCTTGCCTGCACCGGGGAGATCCTTTCTTGCCGGAATTCCGGTTCTGTCGGTTGCACCCGTAAGTTCGATCTTATATCCTTCAAATCCAAGTGCATCTGCACTTACTGTCTCTCCGAGCTTTTTGCCCATTAATGCGCCTGCCATTGCACCTGCGGCCTCAACTTTATAGGAGATGCCGGTCTTTGGGTCGGACAGGACTACTTTGAAATCTGCCATTGATAATATACTCCAATATTTAGTTCTCTATTATTTTGGATTGTAACATTAAAAATGCTACTTACCCCAGAAGGGATCTTCCTTTCTCTTAATATTTGTAAACTCCTCCAAAACATCAATCATACTGGCGTTTAAGTGCGAAAGCATCTCAGTTTCAAGGACTTTTACATGGCGCTCCGGAATTTCGACATACAGAACATCGCCGACATCGATCTGCCGCCCCACAGTTGCGCCTTCAATTGAGATTGCAACCTCTTTGCCCTCATGCGCCTCCTGGATATTGTCCTGACCGGACTTCATCTGTTTGATCTTTCCGATTCTTCTGCCGTCCGGCAATACGAGGTTTACACCGGTTGTAAGTTTGCCGCCAAGCACCCTTACACCAACAACGGCCGGGTTGCTCTGCCGGAAGACACAATCCGGAAGAAGTGAGATCTTTGCAGGCATGATGATCTTCTCAAAGCTCTGCTTTTCCAGCTCACGCCTTGTCTTCTCCTCCCATTCCACGTAGTCATCAATAAGATGATATATGACCTTACTTTCAAAGAGCTGGACATTCTCTTTTTCTGCCAGTGAGTCTATCGCATCCGGAAGTAGTGGTGTGTTGAATGCCAGGAGTACAGATCGTAATGGGTCGCGTATCGTTGCGACCTCGATTATGTCATGCCTGCTTACCGGACCGACCTCCGCCCTGAAGACCGGGATTTCATGCTTTTCAAGCTCTTTGGAAAGAGCTTCAAGTGCACCGATGGTGTCTGCCTTGATGAATATTCCGTCATCTGAGAGTTTGACCTCTATGTCTTCCATCTCATGGCGGACATTTTCAATAATTTCGTCCCTGTTGCCCTTAATAACCCGGAAAGGTGATCCGGCAACAGCACCTTCAAGTCCCGGGGCTGCGACCTTAATTCCCCTTGCGGCGTTGACAGATTTTACACGCTCGAATTTATCCTCGGTGAGAATCTCCTGCATAGGCCTTGGCTGAAGCAGGGACCTCACTTTCGTTGTGATAACTTCGTTATCTCCTCCGACTGCTATCTCGTCCCCCACTTTGAGGCTGCCGTCGTAGAGAATTACGTCAAGTGTTATACCAAGGCCTTTCTCTTCCTTCACTTCAAGGACAGTGCCGCATCCTGGCCCTTCAACTGTGAGTGCAAGGTTTTCTGTCATGTAGCGCTGGGCAAGGCCGATCATGACCATTAAAAGATCAGGTATTCCTTCACCGGTTATGCCGCTCACCGGCACTATAGCTACATTTTTCTGGAAGTCTGAAATCCGGTCATACCTTTCGCAGTTAATTCCACGCTCAGACAGTGCCCCGACAAGCTCATAGATCTTTGTCTCAAGCATCATCTGGACTCTCTCGTTCTGGGCCTTGTAGCAGGCCGCAAAAGGTGCGTTCTCGTTTACACGCCATCCGTGGATTCTGTCAACCTTTGTCGCCGCAACTACGAAGGGTGTTTTATAGGATTTCAGTATTTCAAGGGCTTCGATCGTCTGGGGCTGAAAACCTTCATTAATATCGGCAACGAGAATCGCCATGTCGGCAAGTGCACCGCCCCTGGAACGGAGGGTTGTGAAGGCATGGTGTCCCGGCGTGTCTATGAATAACAGGCCGGGTACGTCGAATTTCACTTTGCCTTTTGTTCCGCTCATCTCCTCGATTGCATCGAGAGGAACAATTGTTGCACCTATGTGCTGGGTTATTGCGCCAGCTTCCTTATTTACTACTGAAGATCCCCTTATCCTGTCAAGCAGGGATGTCTTGCCGTGATCGACGTGACCAAGTACACAGACAATAGGTGTTCTTATCGACCCTTCTGCTTCTGAGTTCCCTGATTTCTTCTTCTTTTTCGCCATATTGTTCCCCTCCAAAAAAACCTGGGTTTTCTGAATTCTTCTGCTTCTTACATAACGGGCATTTTCATGAGAGACAGAGCCGGACTATTTCTCTGTAACGTATATGCCGGTTTAGGCGTGCAGTTATTATTCTGCATCAGCTTTCCGGTGATATGCAGACTGCTTCCTTTTTTTAAGCTTAAACTTTTTAAAATGTTCTGTGAATGCAAACTTTTGTATCTATATATTCATACACAAAAAGATATTAGACTATGCAATACAGATGAGATTACATCATAATTCAGGATAAGGAACATCTCCCAGCCTACTGAATTTTTCCATTGTCAAAGATTTATTACATGGGTAATGCGGGACTGTGGATCTTTATGACCTGAATGTGATACCGGTTCCGCTGTACGCTGTATTACTCCGGCGCTCTCCTCCGGAGGATGGATACAGTCCGAAATATCTTATTTTAAGGGTCAAACGCCGGACAAAATGAAAATATTAATTAACAAGTGAGTACAATGTTTGTAAGCACCTTGCCGGGGTGGGGTAGTTGGATATCCTCAGGGATTGTGGCTCCCTGGACTCGGGTTCAAATCTCGGCCCCGGCCTTTCTTTTTAAGTTTAAGTTTTATAATGCCCAGGACAATATTATTATAGTTATCCGATAAAATTTTTCCTGCATACTGAAGAGATTATAATATCCAGACAATCACATACCTAAGGGTATTTGGTAAAGATTCAAATTTTAAACGGCCCTGTGTGGTTCCTGTAAGTCCCTGTATATACCGGGATAAAAGAGGATGATGATTTTTGTATATCGAATGGGGCTGTTGCACGAATGAAATTTTGTAGACAATTATACCAATTATTTGAAGTATGTTAGCTGAAATCAAGTATTAATCGCTCATTTATTGAACTAATTTTCCTTACAGTCTATTGGAAAATAATTACACAACAGCCTCGAATGTTCTGTTTTAGTATAGCGGACCTCCTTTTTCAGCTGCAAACCAGATCAATTATTCTATTTGTGGAATCCTATCCAAATGGAGTTACTGAATATCTTTGTTTTGACTTGAAGAACTCAAAAAAGCATATGAAGACCACATACAACGGAGAAATTGGTGTTAGATCTGATTGGGGAATACACACGCCAAAATTTAAAATCCTTGAATCAGGAGACATTGCCCAAATAAATAAAACTGGATGTTGCCTGTTCTGTGGGAAGGAATTAACGGGTAAAAGGTCAAAGTCTAAATTCTGTTCGGATGAATGCCGGTATAGATACCACAACCGGAAGAAAAAGAACGTAAGGATATAAATTCCCTGGTCAGTGGTTTATGATTTTTGAAGGTGTAAGGACCCTTATGAAATCCTTCGTGTTGTTGGTGACAAGTTTTACATCCGGATTATTTGCACTCTGATAAATCACAATGGCTGCAACAAGCTCATCAAATTTACCAATAGGGGTTCCATTCTCCTTAAGTTTTGCAGCTAATTCCCCATATGATGCGTAAAAACTGTTTGAATGGCTAATTACAGGAATTACATTCAAAATATCATTTACTTTTTCTATTGAATCCCCAATGTCTTTTGTTCCGTATGCACCTTTATAGAGTTCGTAAACATTCACAAATGTCGTACTGAAGGTTTCGCCGCTCTTAACAATTTCATCAAGGAACGCAAGGGCTTTTTTATGTCTGGTGCTGTTCCGGCTTCTTATCAGGTCAATTAAAAAAGTACTGTCAAGAATGAACATTCAATCCTCTTCAACACTCTTAACCATTATATCAGCATCTTCATCTGAGAGACGGCCAATCTTACTAATAGCTTCATGCAGTTCTTCAGGAGTGGCAACTCTTGGTATAGTCCTTAGAATTACACTTGAAAGACTTTCATCATCGTTGCTTTTCCATTTCTTCAGCCTGTCATATGCCTCATCTGAAAGGGTCACTGTTTTGGACATGATCACATATAGCCATACATAATCAAATAATAGTTTTGATTGAGTAAAATTCCCAAGAATAAAAAAATAGTTCTGCTGAAATATATGATTTAAGAGAAGGCTTTGATCTTCTCTTCAGTGTCTTTGGATATCTTCCTGTATCTGCCCGGAAGTATAGAAGAGGTCATCAGGAGTACTTCACCTCCGGAATTATACAGAAACCGTTTCCTTGCCACTGCTATGGTCAATCTCAATATGATTGATACAATAGGGACGGGGATTAAGAAGATATTTATGCATCAGCGTGAGAGGTCTTTTCCTATGCCGGATTATGATCTGAGCGTTTCAGGGAGCGTTAAGGTCACAATTACCGGAAAAATCCTTGACGAAAAATATACAAAACTTCTTGTTAAGAGGAAGGATTTAACCCTGTTTGATGTTATTGCTCTTGATAAAGTTCAGAAAGGGCAGGTGATTTCCGGGGATGAATTTAAATCACTGAAGTCAAAAAAACTAATCGAAGGGAGGCGGCCAAATAACCTCTATATATCCTTTGATGTTGCAGAAAAAATGGATTTAAAGGCAGAATATATCAGGAACCTCTCTTTTGACAAGGCTCATTTTAAATTTCTGATTATCTCCTATCTGGAAAACTTTGACCATGCATCCAGAAGTGAAATTGACAGACTGTTATGGGACAAAGTATCAGATACGATGGACGATGAACAAAAAAAGTCTTTCATTAAAAATCTCCTTCAGGAAATGCGGAAAGAAGGAATAATCAGAAGAAAAGGAGCCACAAGAACTGGTTTCTGGAAGCTAAATAACAATTAAAGATAAAATCAATAACACTGGTCAAAATCTATAGAACACCCCCACAACATATACAGGCGACATATATTCAATATGCATTTGAATGAAGCTGGATTGATTTTAAGAACGGTAGACAATCAAATCCAGAAAATAAGTCAGTATTACCAAAATCACTGATCCTCATTGGATAAACCAGAAATAATTTTAAGAACGTTAGACAATCAAATCCAGAAAATAAGTCAGTATTACCAAAATCACTGATCCTCATTGGATAAACCAGAAATAATTTTAAGAACGGTAGACAATCAGATCAATAAAAGAAGCCCAGAATATCAAAATATCTGATTCTCATTGGATAAACCAGAAATAATTTTAAGAACGGTAGACAATCAAATCAACAAAAAAAGCCCATAATATCAAAATTACGGATCCTCATTGGACAAACCAGAAATAATTTTAAGAACGGTAGACAATCAGAAAAGGAAATAAAGTCAACATTACCGAAATCCCCATCCTAAACGGATAAAGGATTAAATATTTTAAGCTCATCAGACATTTATTTTGAGAAAATAACCGATTCCCACAGAAATTCAGGATCTTAATCGGATAAAGGACTAATTATTTTAAGCCCGGTAGAAATAAATTTGCGGAAAAAAAGCCCAATTCATGGAATTCACAGTTTATGTTTAATCATAAAGCTTTGCAGAATAAAATAAACTCAGCAAATCAGAATAACTTATATCTGCTGTGTGCCTGATCGATATTCATAGCATCAATAACTTTTACAATCTTTTTTTCTTCCTCAATCCTGTAAAAGATGGTATGCGTCATAGAAATATGAAGCCGGTAAGTTTTGGGACTGGAGCCTTTAATCAGCTTTTTATTACAGCGCCTGTTTGGTCTTTTAAGATACTCTACGAGGCATAAAAGGATTATATCTCTGATATGTGCCTTATCTTTCTTTGAAACTTCCTGGAAATATTCGTCTGCATCATCACTGATTAGGACTTTATACATCCCCAAAAACCTCATCAATAGTGAGGTATTTGGTTTTCTTATCAATGCTATTGCAGTGATTTACAACCTTCTCCACATCCCAGTTCTCTTCATCTTCAGAGAATTCCAAAGCAATATCCAGCACCTTAGAGATGAGTGAATCATCAGTCTCATTACCTTCCCGAAGCCGGCTAAGCCTCAACCAGGTTTCATGGCTTATTGTTATTATTTCACTGTCAGATCCCATAGACTATAATTAACATCAGGATATATTAGAATTTATGCTCATTACAAACTGAAAATCTGTTTCAGAGAATAACCTGAGCTAATAAACAAACAGACAGACAGAGAAACAGACAAACAGAGAAACGGAGATCAAAACCATATTTCCGGTTGAAAAACTAATTATATCCCCACAAATAACATATTATTACCAGATATGAATGATGAGGATTTAGGTAATAGTTCGGGAAATAGTTTAGGTGAAAATATAGTCAAAAACGATTTTCAGCCGGAAAAACCATGCAGAATATGAAATCAAAGACAGATCAAATGGATAAAACAGACAACGGGGATAGTGGGGATAACAAAACAATATCATCAGACATCCTGACAGAAAACTTCGATACAATAACAAAGGCAAACGGCGGCATAAAAAAACTCCGTGAACTAATCCTTCAGCTTGCAGTGCAGGGCAAACTTGTCCCCCAAAACCCCGGTGACGAACCGGCATCCGTCCTCCTCGAAAAAATCAAAGACGAAAAGCAGAACCTCATAAAAACCGGCCAGATTAAGAAGCAAAAACCCCTACCCCCCATAGACGAAGATGAAGTGCCATACGATTTGCCGGAAGGATGGATCTGGACAAGATTAGGACATATTATTCAAAAAATCCAAAGTGGAGGAACTCCCAGTAAAATAAATTCCAGATATTGGGACGGTGAAATTTTCTGGGCCAGTGTAAAAGATTTAGGAAGCGACAAATATTTATATTCAACCCAACATAAAATAACTCAAAAGGCAATAGATGAAAGTAAATCCAAAATAATCCCAAAAAACACGGTGATTATTTGAAATTATATTATTGGAAAGAACATACGTTGTGGAGCGACAGATATTTCTGTTGCACCATTGGAAATGTTAGTAAAACTGCAATTACGAAATATATACGAGAACAAGGATGATGTCGCTTACATCCCCCTGGCTAAAGACCAAGGGGATTTACGCTAAACTTTTTAAAATCAGATAAACTGCCTGTCCGCATGATTGTGTCGCATATCGGTTTTAATGCTGAAGCTATATTTTAAATATTTTTACGGCAACTAACCCTATATCATGAGATATGTATCTTTGATTCTGGTTTTCATTGCAGCCGGACTTGTAATCTGTGCAGGGTGCACAGGAACAGACAGCAGTCCTGCAACCCAGGCACCGACGGTTCAGCCAACAGTTACTCCGACATCTGCACCGGCAGAGCCGACAAAGAACTCTGACCTTGTTCCCGGACCGACACAGCAGCCTGAGAGCAAGTATCAGGTGGTAGTCGGGGTTGACAAGGACACAGTCTACGGTACAATTACGGTAGGGTTCCGCGGAGGAATGGGTCAGAACTATGTAAACAACATCCAGGTCGACTGTTACTATGCAGATGGCGGACATGAGACAAAAGAGCTAAGTGCAGACAAAGTCCGTGACACAGTCACATTTGACGGAGGTCAGAAGACACAGGACAGGATTAAGGTCACTGTAAACTATGAAGGTTCAGTCGGTTCATATGTTATTTACGACAGTCTCGTCCCCAAAAAAGAGATCATTCCAATGATGAAGTAAAGAAGAAGAGAACAGATGAACAAAAAATTACAGAACCTCCAAATTGCCTGGTTCTGAATGTGAAAAATATTATTGCGATCGCTCAAAGTGCTGAATATAAGATCAACAATCTTAAACGGATAAAGGAATAATAATTTTTAACGCCGTTAGAAATAAATTTCCGGAAAATAACCATATATCACCAATATTTACTTCTTTTTTTGAAGAAAGCCATAATAATTTTAAGCACGTAAAAAATAAACGAACAAACAAAGATTAAGACTATATTTCCGGTTGAAAAACTAATTATATCCCCACAAATAACATATTATTACCTGATATGAATGATGAGGGATTAGGTAATAGTTTGGGAAATAGTTTAGGTGAAAACGATTTTCAGCCGGATACAGATTTTTCCGGATTATACAAAGAGATAGACTCCGGTGAAGAAGAAATCATTATATCATTCATCAGGGAATGGAGCGGACATTTCAGAAGAAAAGAACTCCGGGAGAAACTTCAGGAAAAACTTCCGGAAAGAATTACATCCCAGAATTATAACCGGATAATTCAGAAACTACTCAAAACCAATATGATTGCACTTGATTCCAAAGGTTACATTGGCTGGATCTTCAGCAGGGAACTATACACAAAATATGCCACAAGACCTGATCTTAGACTCAGACAACAACCATAAAAAACCAACCAAACCAGATCAAAGAACATTCAGGCCACAAATAACTCATAAAAGATAAAAGCCACATCAAAGAACATCAACCCATAAAACAACTCAGAGAAGACAAAAAAACAGATCAAATAACTCAAAACAGAACATCTCAGCCGGAAAAACCATGCAGAATATGAAATCAAAGACAGATCAAATGGATAAAACAGACAACGGGGATAATGGGGATAACAGAACAATATCATCAGACATCCTGACAGAAAACTTCGCAACAATAACAAAGGCAAACGGCGGAATCAAAAAACTCCGTGAACTAATCCTCCAGCTTGCAGTGCAGGGTAAACTTGTCCCCCAAAACCCCGATGACGAACCGGCATCCGTCCTCCTCGAAAAAATCAAAGACGAAAAGCAGAACCTCATAAAAACCGGCCAGATTAAGAAGCAAAAACCCCTACCCCCCATAGACGAAGATGAAGTGCCATACGATTTGCCGGAAGGATGGATCTGGACGAGGTTAG
The sequence above is a segment of the Methanoplanus limicola DSM 2279 genome. Coding sequences within it:
- a CDS encoding H/ACA ribonucleoprotein complex subunit GAR1 produces the protein MIFLKLAGNVQFIQSEHLLVINCDAAQLPRLYSDVVDRRQKPVGKLVEIYGNIKKPYATVSCRSTKNRIAGEKLYTK
- a CDS encoding histidinol phosphate phosphatase domain-containing protein yields the protein MYDLHTHTVFSDGELLPSELVRRASVLGYRTIGITDHVDASNISSVLSSLLEVIGSSSLYGVNVIAGVEITHVPPGEIARLAGRARDEGAGVVIVHGETVTEPVCPGTNLAACSCPDVDVLAHPGFITENEGLLAAENGVAVEITSRGGHNRTNGHVLKVAELCGCRIVVDSDAHGPGDLMDSYARRAVAMGAGMDEKTSNSILSMENISWLF
- a CDS encoding signal recognition particle subunit SRP19/SEC65 family protein, whose translation is MKKELVIYPCYFDQKLKRSEGRRVPKDLAVQSPDLNLIVSAVKKAGLNPVVEEKSHPAFWLEKKGRVRVKYLGPKEELLKKIAAGIGAK
- the hypB gene encoding hydrogenase nickel incorporation protein HypB, which translates into the protein MHHIDVSIEKDVFDANNKLAHKNFHRLKENNIRAIDLLGAIGSGKTALIEKIVPELKKRGIRAGAIAGDVWGDDDFKRIVDTGIPAVNANTGKECHLDAHLVEHSIEKLPLEDIDILFIENVGNMVCPTDFQLGAEKRVVVVSTTEGDDVVNKHPMMFRNGNIAVINKTDLADYVDCNISRMEDDIHKYNPVMPVFRTNMKTGDGIAELTDEILR
- a CDS encoding 30S ribosomal protein S8e, with protein sequence MLWQGKSVRTETGGRVHLSRKKRRVEIGRAPAETVIGEVRNKKIRTFGGNQKIRSLRANIANVADPKTGVTKKAEIQTVEENAANPNYVRRNLLTKGAVIRTELGRAKVVSRPGQDGVVNAVLIE
- a CDS encoding DUF2240 family protein, giving the protein MLKQTIASPFKSMRKDGLKKNEIIYYLTLDRRWMNKDQAEKVIKIGLEEGLLTKEKDMLSPAFDASSVEIPIGFKPGSEILKRRDPVEEILGRIAEKNKAEISKVTAEMNELIRVNFDGHLSAAAASVILARKYGVPFEEYLSELKKQAKVT
- a CDS encoding 30S ribosomal protein S6e codes for the protein MADFKVVLSDPKTGISYKVEAAGAMAGALMGKKLGETVSADALGFEGYKIELTGATDRTGIPARKDLPGAGKRKLLLSESTGFRPTYDGQRQRKTIRASEITSDFVQINAKVVEYGKKDLAAYFAPEEAEAAAE
- the infB gene encoding translation initiation factor IF-2, with product MAKKKKKSGNSEAEGSIRTPIVCVLGHVDHGKTSLLDRIRGSSVVNKEAGAITQHIGATIVPLDAIEEMSGTKGKVKFDVPGLLFIDTPGHHAFTTLRSRGGALADMAILVADINEGFQPQTIEALEILKSYKTPFVVAATKVDRIHGWRVNENAPFAACYKAQNERVQMMLETKIYELVGALSERGINCERYDRISDFQKNVAIVPVSGITGEGIPDLLMVMIGLAQRYMTENLALTVEGPGCGTVLEVKEEKGLGITLDVILYDGSLKVGDEIAVGGDNEVITTKVRSLLQPRPMQEILTEDKFERVKSVNAARGIKVAAPGLEGAVAGSPFRVIKGNRDEIIENVRHEMEDIEVKLSDDGIFIKADTIGALEALSKELEKHEIPVFRAEVGPVSRHDIIEVATIRDPLRSVLLAFNTPLLPDAIDSLAEKENVQLFESKVIYHLIDDYVEWEEKTRRELEKQSFEKIIMPAKISLLPDCVFRQSNPAVVGVRVLGGKLTTGVNLVLPDGRRIGKIKQMKSGQDNIQEAHEGKEVAISIEGATVGRQIDVGDVLYVEIPERHVKVLETEMLSHLNASMIDVLEEFTNIKRKEDPFWGK
- a CDS encoding type II toxin-antitoxin system VapC family toxin, producing MFILDSTFLIDLIRSRNSTRHKKALAFLDEIVKSGETFSTTFVNVYELYKGAYGTKDIGDSIEKVNDILNVIPVISHSNSFYASYGELAAKLKENGTPIGKFDELVAAIVIYQSANNPDVKLVTNNTKDFIRVLTPSKIINH
- a CDS encoding antitoxin VapB family protein, with protein sequence MSKTVTLSDEAYDRLKKWKSNDDESLSSVILRTIPRVATPEELHEAISKIGRLSDEDADIMVKSVEED